From one Streptomyces sp. Q6 genomic stretch:
- a CDS encoding siderophore-interacting protein, whose product MTETATPASPATTDAPPFDLFALDVVRALRLTPNMVRVDFTGPDLARMASAGRDQRVKLFLPAPGRSTPHLPDTSDGQWYPAWLALDPATRGVMRTYTIRELRAAPAELTVDFAVHGEEGPASRWALHARPGDRVGVLAPVVEENAAYEFRPPADTDWVLLAADASALPALAAVLEHLPPSVPVRAWIEVPEAADRQALPTGTDTEITWLTAPGSTVAAIAAAPLPEGTPYAFVAGEASTVKAVRRHLVTDRSFDRTRVKFSGYWRKGASEDHLLQAAEEADKGEKAEAEAA is encoded by the coding sequence ATGACCGAGACGGCCACACCGGCATCTCCCGCCACGACCGACGCACCACCCTTCGACCTCTTCGCCCTCGACGTCGTACGGGCCCTGCGCCTCACCCCGAACATGGTGCGGGTCGACTTCACCGGCCCCGACCTCGCCCGGATGGCGTCGGCCGGCCGCGACCAGCGCGTCAAACTGTTCCTGCCGGCCCCGGGCCGGTCCACCCCGCACCTCCCGGACACCTCCGACGGCCAGTGGTACCCGGCCTGGCTCGCCCTCGACCCGGCGACCCGCGGCGTCATGCGCACGTACACGATCCGCGAACTGCGCGCCGCCCCGGCCGAGTTGACCGTCGACTTCGCGGTCCACGGCGAGGAGGGGCCGGCCTCTCGCTGGGCCCTGCACGCCCGCCCCGGCGATCGCGTCGGCGTCCTGGCCCCGGTCGTCGAGGAGAACGCCGCCTACGAGTTCCGCCCACCGGCCGACACCGACTGGGTCCTGCTGGCCGCGGACGCCTCGGCGCTCCCGGCCCTCGCGGCCGTCCTGGAACACCTGCCGCCGTCGGTCCCGGTCCGCGCCTGGATCGAGGTCCCCGAGGCGGCGGACCGCCAGGCCCTGCCGACCGGCACGGACACCGAGATCACCTGGCTGACCGCCCCCGGCAGCACGGTCGCGGCGATCGCGGCCGCGCCGCTGCCCGAGGGCACTCCGTACGCCTTCGTCGCGGGTGAGGCGTCCACGGTGAAGGCCGTCCGCCGCCACCTGGTGACGGACCGCTCCTTCGACCGCACGCGTGTGAAGTTCTCGGGCTACTGGCGCAAGGGCGCGTCGGAGGACCACCTCCTCCAGGCCGCCGAGGAGGCGGACAAGGGGGAGAAGGCGGAGGCGGAGGCGGCCTGA
- a CDS encoding ABC transporter ATP-binding protein, with product MTARGPHDPRTNQRSPAVNRLIADDVTLGYDQRVIAEKLSVEIPDNSFTVIVGPNACGKSTLLRALSRMLKPSAGRVLLDGGVIHSMPAKKVAKTLGLLPQSSVAPDGITVGDLVARGRYPHQGLLRQWSPEDEAVVRESMESTGVAELADRYVDELSGGQRQRVWIAMALAQQTPLLLLDEPTTYLDIQHQIDVLDLCAELHEEQGRTLVAVLHDLNHAARYATHLIALRDGAVIAEGAPKDIVTAELVERLFGMKCQVIDDPETGTPLVVPAARKARRKETVTTAAS from the coding sequence ATGACCGCCCGCGGCCCTCATGACCCTCGTACGAACCAAAGGAGCCCCGCTGTGAACAGGCTGATAGCCGACGACGTGACCCTCGGCTACGACCAGCGCGTCATCGCCGAGAAGCTGTCGGTCGAGATCCCCGACAACTCCTTCACGGTCATCGTCGGCCCGAACGCCTGCGGCAAGTCCACGCTCCTGCGCGCCCTGTCGCGGATGCTGAAGCCGAGCGCGGGCCGCGTGCTCCTCGACGGCGGCGTCATCCACTCCATGCCCGCCAAGAAGGTCGCCAAGACGCTCGGCCTGCTGCCGCAGTCGTCGGTCGCGCCCGACGGCATCACCGTCGGCGACCTCGTCGCCCGCGGCCGCTACCCGCACCAGGGTCTGCTGCGCCAGTGGTCGCCGGAGGACGAGGCGGTCGTACGGGAGTCCATGGAGTCGACCGGCGTCGCCGAACTCGCCGACCGGTACGTCGACGAGCTCTCCGGCGGTCAGCGCCAGCGCGTGTGGATCGCGATGGCGCTCGCCCAGCAGACGCCGCTGCTGCTCCTCGACGAGCCGACGACGTACCTCGACATCCAGCACCAGATCGACGTCCTCGACCTCTGCGCCGAACTCCACGAGGAACAGGGGCGCACGCTCGTCGCCGTCCTGCACGACCTCAACCACGCCGCCCGGTACGCGACCCACCTCATCGCGCTGCGCGACGGTGCGGTCATCGCCGAGGGGGCGCCCAAGGACATCGTGACCGCCGAGCTCGTCGAGCGGCTGTTCGGCATGAAGTGCCAGGTCATCGACGACCCGGAGACGGGGACTCCGCTGGTGGTGCCCGCGGCGCGCAAGGCGCGGCGCAAGGAGACGGTGACTACAGCAGCGTCCTGA
- a CDS encoding FecCD family ABC transporter permease — protein MLVDSPPEAGAETAPAPPGRRAAIRGAGLLASALVLLVMLVLSIAIGAKPLSLDQVWHGLFHDTGRYADIVVGERVSRTLLGLLAGLALGLAGAVLQALTRNPLADPGILGLNMGASAAVVTAISFFGVTSLSGYVWFAFLGSAAVGVLVYVLGGTRNATPVRLALAGTAITAALSGYLYAVMITDDVALNRMRFWQVGSLASAKMDTIQQVLPFIAVGAVLALGLARPLNAMAMGDDTARALGAHLNRTRALSMAAATLLCGAATAACGPIVFVGLMVPHIVRSFTGPDMRWILPYAAVLSPVLLLGADVVGRLVARPAELQVGIVTAIIGAPVFILLVRRRRLAQL, from the coding sequence GTGTTGGTCGACAGTCCCCCAGAAGCCGGCGCGGAGACCGCTCCCGCGCCCCCCGGCCGTCGTGCGGCGATACGCGGCGCCGGGCTCCTCGCCTCGGCTCTCGTGCTGCTGGTCATGCTCGTCCTGAGCATCGCCATCGGCGCCAAACCGCTGTCCCTGGACCAGGTCTGGCACGGCCTCTTCCACGACACCGGCCGGTACGCCGACATCGTCGTGGGGGAGCGGGTCTCCCGGACCCTGCTCGGGCTCCTCGCCGGACTCGCGCTCGGCCTCGCCGGCGCCGTGCTCCAGGCACTGACCCGCAACCCGCTCGCCGACCCCGGCATCCTCGGCCTCAACATGGGTGCCTCCGCCGCCGTCGTCACCGCCATCAGCTTCTTCGGGGTGACCTCGCTCAGCGGCTACGTCTGGTTCGCGTTCCTCGGCTCCGCCGCCGTCGGCGTCCTCGTGTACGTCCTGGGCGGCACGCGCAACGCGACGCCGGTGCGGCTCGCGCTCGCCGGAACCGCGATCACCGCGGCGCTCTCCGGCTACCTCTACGCCGTCATGATCACCGACGACGTCGCGCTGAACCGGATGCGTTTCTGGCAGGTCGGCTCGCTGGCCTCCGCCAAGATGGACACGATCCAGCAGGTCCTGCCGTTCATCGCCGTGGGCGCGGTGCTGGCCCTCGGTCTCGCCCGGCCGCTCAACGCGATGGCCATGGGCGACGACACCGCCCGCGCGCTCGGTGCCCACCTCAACCGCACCCGCGCCCTGAGCATGGCCGCCGCGACCCTGCTGTGCGGCGCGGCCACCGCGGCCTGCGGGCCCATCGTCTTCGTCGGCCTGATGGTGCCGCACATCGTCCGCTCGTTCACCGGCCCCGACATGCGCTGGATCCTGCCGTACGCGGCGGTCCTCTCGCCGGTGCTGCTGCTCGGCGCCGACGTCGTCGGCCGGCTCGTGGCCCGCCCGGCCGAACTCCAGGTCGGCATCGTCACCGCGATCATCGGAGCGCCGGTCTTCATCCTTCTCGTACGACGCCGGAGGCTGGCCCAGCTGTGA
- a CDS encoding FecCD family ABC transporter permease produces the protein MKTTKAVRTPGGISVRLDVRSAVVVAVFVVAALVASVVLIGTGDFPIPAMDVLRTLAGQGDPGQEFIINDLRLPRVLVGLLVGGALGLSGALFQSISRNPLGSPDVLGLGQGSTAGALAMIVLVGGSATQVALGALVGGLVTGFAIYLLAWKRGVHGYRLVLVGIGVSAFMTAINGYLLTKADFVDAARATVWMTGSLDGRDWTQVWPLLVLFLVVIPLVAVYARPLRMLEMGDDAAGGLGIRVERTRLLLLVASVFLSAAATAAAGPVSFVALTAPQIARRLTKSPGPNLIAATWLGATLLIVADLASQRAFGADQLPVGVVTGVIGGVYLLWLLVTERKAGRI, from the coding sequence GTGAAGACCACCAAGGCCGTCCGCACCCCGGGCGGAATCTCCGTACGGCTCGACGTCCGCTCGGCCGTCGTCGTCGCGGTCTTCGTCGTGGCCGCGCTCGTCGCGAGCGTCGTGCTCATCGGCACCGGCGACTTCCCGATCCCGGCCATGGACGTGCTGCGCACCCTGGCCGGCCAGGGCGACCCCGGGCAGGAGTTCATCATCAACGACCTGCGGCTGCCGCGGGTCCTCGTCGGCCTCCTGGTCGGCGGCGCGCTCGGCCTGTCCGGCGCGCTCTTCCAGTCCATCTCCCGCAATCCGCTGGGCAGCCCGGACGTGCTCGGGCTCGGGCAGGGCTCGACCGCGGGCGCCCTGGCGATGATCGTGCTCGTCGGCGGCAGCGCCACGCAGGTCGCGCTCGGCGCGCTCGTCGGCGGACTCGTCACCGGCTTCGCGATCTACCTGCTCGCCTGGAAGCGGGGCGTGCACGGCTACCGACTCGTCCTCGTCGGCATCGGCGTCTCCGCGTTCATGACCGCCATCAACGGCTATCTGCTCACCAAGGCCGACTTCGTGGACGCGGCCCGCGCCACCGTGTGGATGACCGGCTCGCTCGACGGGCGCGACTGGACCCAGGTCTGGCCGCTGCTGGTCCTCTTCCTCGTCGTCATCCCCCTCGTCGCCGTGTACGCGCGTCCGCTGCGCATGCTGGAGATGGGCGACGACGCGGCGGGCGGGCTCGGCATCCGCGTCGAACGGACCCGCCTGCTGCTGCTCGTCGCCTCCGTCTTCCTGTCGGCCGCCGCGACCGCCGCGGCCGGACCCGTCAGCTTCGTGGCGCTCACCGCCCCGCAGATCGCCCGGCGCCTGACGAAGTCGCCCGGCCCGAACCTGATCGCCGCGACCTGGCTGGGCGCGACCCTGCTGATCGTCGCGGACCTGGCCTCGCAGCGGGCCTTCGGCGCCGACCAGCTGCCCGTCGGCGTCGTGACGGGTGTCATCGGCGGTGTCTATCTGCTGTGGCTGCTGGTCACCGAGCGCAAGGCGGGCCGGATATGA
- a CDS encoding DUF1015 domain-containing protein has translation MNTAGDGLDLVPFRGVRYVPERVGSLAAVTSPPYDVVVRPDGLLHLESADPYNIVRLILPQATSPRSRNDQAASTLHRWLAEGVLAADPTPALYVYEQRSGDMLQRGVIGALRLSEASEGVVLPHEDVMPHVVEDRAGLMRTTEANFEPLLLTYRGNGAATGATAVIEHAVHRPPILATTTEDGYSHRLWSITDAAEQRQIREDLAAHQALIADGHHRWATYLQLRTEHPSPTPWDYGLVLLVDTARYPLRVRAIHRLLNRLPIEQALATARVSFRVREVAGPLDRALEALAEAAAHGNAFLLTGADDTYHLLDRPDAALLDRTIPTDRPEAWRTLDATVLHSTLLGHVWGIPEDSPADITYIHDTAATVEKARRDGSTAVLMHPVREEVVRELARQGVTMPRKSTSFGPKPATGLVLRTLTDD, from the coding sequence ATGAACACTGCAGGTGACGGCCTGGATCTGGTCCCCTTCCGGGGGGTGCGCTACGTCCCGGAACGGGTCGGCAGCCTCGCCGCCGTGACCTCGCCCCCGTACGACGTCGTCGTGCGGCCCGACGGCCTGCTCCACCTGGAGAGCGCCGACCCGTACAACATCGTCCGGCTGATCCTGCCGCAGGCCACGTCCCCGCGGTCGCGCAACGACCAGGCGGCCTCGACGCTCCACCGCTGGCTCGCCGAGGGCGTCCTCGCCGCGGACCCCACGCCGGCGCTCTACGTGTACGAGCAGCGCAGCGGCGACATGCTCCAGCGCGGCGTCATCGGCGCCCTCCGCCTGTCGGAGGCGTCGGAGGGTGTGGTGCTGCCCCACGAGGACGTCATGCCCCATGTGGTCGAGGACCGCGCGGGCCTGATGCGCACCACGGAAGCGAACTTCGAACCGCTCCTCCTCACCTATCGCGGCAACGGCGCCGCGACGGGCGCCACGGCCGTCATCGAGCACGCCGTCCACCGGCCCCCGATCCTCGCCACGACCACCGAGGACGGCTACAGCCACCGCCTCTGGTCGATCACGGACGCGGCGGAGCAGCGGCAGATCCGCGAGGACCTGGCCGCTCATCAGGCCCTGATCGCGGACGGCCACCACCGCTGGGCGACGTATCTGCAGCTGCGCACCGAGCACCCGTCGCCCACCCCGTGGGACTACGGCCTGGTCCTCCTGGTCGACACGGCCCGCTACCCGCTGCGCGTCCGCGCCATCCACCGCCTCCTGAACCGCCTCCCGATCGAGCAGGCCCTGGCGACGGCCCGTGTGTCCTTCCGCGTACGAGAAGTCGCCGGGCCGCTCGACCGAGCGCTGGAAGCGCTGGCGGAGGCGGCGGCACACGGCAACGCCTTCCTCCTGACCGGCGCCGACGACACGTACCACCTGCTCGACCGCCCGGACGCCGCTCTCCTGGACCGTACGATCCCGACGGACCGCCCCGAGGCCTGGCGCACCCTGGACGCGACCGTCCTGCACTCGACGCTCCTCGGCCATGTCTGGGGCATCCCCGAGGACTCCCCGGCGGACATCACGTACATCCACGACACGGCGGCGACGGTCGAGAAGGCCCGCCGTGACGGCAGTACCGCGGTCCTGATGCACCCGGTCCGCGAGGAAGTCGTCCGCGAGCTGGCCCGGCAGGGCGTGACGATGCCCCGGAAGTCGACGTCCTTCGGTCCGAAGCCGGCCACGGGCCTGGTCCTGCGCACCCTCACCGAC
- a CDS encoding HAD hydrolase-like protein has translation MSQSARGAAGDGSRVRPQGSERALSEAYDTALLDLDGVVYAGGQAIAHAVDSLAEARDGGMGLAYVTNNALRTPDTVAEHLTELGIPTEAGDVITSAQAVARLISEQVPEGARVLVIGGEGLQVALRERGLVPVDSADDDPAAVAQGYGGPDLAWKRFAEACYAIARGVPWFASNTDLTIPSARGIAPGNGAAVEVVRIATGAEPQVAGKPLPPMHRETVLRTGAKTPLVVGDRLDTDIEGAFNGEVDSLLVLTGVTDGAQLLAAPPQHRPTYVDVDLRGLLTGQPEVTGEAGEGFRCGGWTAVAGDARLELEGDGEAIDGLRALCAAAWTAAGDGACELDSAKALARLGL, from the coding sequence ATGAGCCAGAGTGCGAGGGGTGCGGCCGGCGACGGTTCCCGGGTGCGGCCGCAGGGCAGCGAGCGGGCGCTGAGCGAGGCCTACGACACGGCGCTGCTCGATCTGGACGGGGTGGTGTACGCGGGCGGGCAGGCCATCGCGCACGCCGTCGACTCGCTGGCCGAGGCCAGAGACGGCGGGATGGGGCTCGCCTACGTGACCAACAACGCGCTGCGGACGCCCGACACCGTCGCCGAGCACCTGACGGAGCTGGGGATCCCGACGGAGGCGGGGGACGTCATCACGTCCGCGCAGGCCGTCGCCCGGCTCATCAGCGAGCAAGTGCCCGAGGGCGCGCGGGTGCTGGTGATCGGCGGGGAAGGGTTGCAGGTCGCTCTGCGCGAGCGCGGGCTGGTTCCCGTGGACTCCGCCGACGACGACCCGGCGGCCGTCGCGCAGGGGTACGGGGGACCCGACCTGGCATGGAAGCGGTTCGCCGAGGCCTGCTACGCGATCGCGCGCGGGGTGCCGTGGTTCGCGTCCAACACCGATCTGACGATCCCCAGCGCGCGCGGCATCGCGCCGGGGAACGGGGCGGCGGTCGAGGTCGTCCGGATCGCGACGGGCGCGGAGCCGCAGGTCGCGGGGAAGCCGCTGCCGCCGATGCACCGGGAGACCGTCCTGCGGACCGGCGCGAAGACGCCGCTCGTGGTGGGGGACCGGCTCGACACCGACATCGAGGGGGCGTTCAACGGGGAAGTGGATTCGCTGCTCGTACTGACCGGGGTGACCGACGGGGCGCAGCTGCTCGCCGCGCCGCCGCAGCACCGGCCGACGTACGTGGATGTGGATCTGCGCGGCCTGCTGACCGGGCAGCCCGAGGTGACGGGGGAGGCCGGCGAGGGTTTCCGGTGCGGAGGCTGGACCGCGGTCGCCGGCGACGCGCGGCTCGAACTGGAGGGGGACGGAGAAGCGATCGACGGACTGCGGGCGTTGTGCGCGGCGGCCTGGACGGCTGCGGGCGACGGGGCGTGCGAGCTGGACTCGGCCAAGGCGCTGGCGCGGCTGGGGCTGTAG